A genomic window from Streptomyces sp. MST-110588 includes:
- a CDS encoding DUF6243 family protein — protein sequence MSKGSAGSMLGVGGTRSNLSRGALRGAGRGSRGAGGGTDPMAQRRELLRRLQEGRAANAGHQE from the coding sequence ATGAGCAAGGGCAGCGCGGGCAGCATGCTCGGCGTCGGCGGCACCCGCAGCAACCTCTCCCGCGGCGCGCTGCGCGGCGCCGGCCGCGGGAGCCGGGGAGCCGGCGGCGGCACGGACCCGATGGCGCAGCGGCGTGAGCTGCTGCGCAGGCTCCAGGAAGGACGTGCCGCGAACGCCGGGCACCAGGAATGA
- a CDS encoding TetR/AcrR family transcriptional regulator, which yields MSNRTAPDAARRSERSRRAIFEAALSLVGEVGYDKLTIEGIAARAGVGKQTIYRWWSSKAAVLLDAFTADADVNIAALPDTGDLAADLKFVLRATVDEFRDAKWQAPYRALAVAGAGDPELSANFVARLLEPGMQVYVDRLRAAQEAGQVAADADLRIAVEMLLNPVSHRWLMRTGELSHAFVDTLVDMVLDGLRPRT from the coding sequence ATGTCCAACAGAACGGCGCCCGACGCCGCCCGCCGCAGCGAACGCTCCCGCCGCGCCATCTTCGAGGCGGCCCTCTCCCTCGTCGGCGAGGTCGGCTACGACAAGCTCACGATCGAGGGCATCGCCGCCCGCGCCGGTGTGGGCAAGCAGACGATCTACCGGTGGTGGTCCTCGAAGGCCGCCGTGCTGCTCGACGCGTTCACCGCGGACGCCGACGTGAACATCGCCGCCCTCCCCGACACCGGCGACCTCGCGGCGGACCTGAAGTTCGTCCTGCGCGCGACGGTGGACGAGTTCCGTGACGCCAAGTGGCAGGCGCCCTACCGTGCGCTGGCGGTGGCGGGCGCGGGCGACCCGGAGCTCTCGGCGAACTTCGTCGCCAGGCTGCTGGAGCCGGGCATGCAGGTGTACGTCGACCGGCTGCGGGCCGCGCAGGAGGCGGGGCAGGTGGCCGCGGACGCCGATCTGCGGATCGCCGTCGAGATGCTGCTGAACCCGGTCTCCCACCGCTGGCTGATGCGGACCGGGGAGCTGTCGCACGCGTTCGTCGACACACTCGTCGACATGGTGCTCGACGGGCTCCGCCCCCGTACGTGA
- a CDS encoding small ribosomal subunit Rsm22 family protein, translating into MHDELRAALAGLLDGLPPKQAAQAVDRLIANYRGRTPTDAPVLRDRADVAAYAAYRMPATFEAARSALTAFAVRVPGWTPAAHVDIGGGTGAATWAAAATWTGHRSTVLDWAGPALELGRELAQGVLPDTRWQRQVIGEGMTVPEGTDLVTVSYVLGELREEARRAVVDAAAGARAAVLIEPGTPDGYLRIREAREQLVAAGLRILAPCPHSGRCPIVPGEDWCHFAARVSRSSLHRQVKGGSLPYEDEKFSYVAAVRPQVAEQAQPQATAADAAGSDAVPGATGSGAAPAPSRIVRRPQLRKGQVLLDLCTPEGLRRETVTKRHGDRYRAARDAEWGAEAP; encoded by the coding sequence ATGCACGACGAACTGCGCGCCGCCCTGGCCGGCCTGCTCGACGGCCTGCCGCCCAAGCAGGCCGCGCAGGCCGTCGACCGCCTCATCGCCAACTACCGGGGCCGTACCCCCACCGACGCCCCGGTGCTCAGGGACCGCGCGGACGTCGCCGCGTACGCCGCCTACCGCATGCCCGCGACCTTCGAGGCCGCCCGCAGCGCGCTGACCGCCTTCGCCGTACGGGTGCCGGGCTGGACGCCCGCGGCCCACGTGGACATCGGCGGCGGTACGGGCGCGGCGACCTGGGCCGCGGCGGCCACCTGGACGGGCCACCGCAGCACCGTCCTGGACTGGGCCGGACCCGCGCTGGAACTGGGCCGGGAGCTGGCGCAAGGCGTGCTGCCGGACACCCGGTGGCAGCGGCAGGTCATCGGCGAGGGGATGACCGTCCCGGAGGGCACCGACCTGGTCACCGTCTCCTACGTGCTGGGGGAGCTGCGTGAGGAGGCCCGGCGGGCGGTCGTGGACGCGGCGGCCGGCGCCCGCGCCGCCGTCCTGATCGAGCCCGGCACCCCGGACGGCTATCTGCGCATCCGGGAGGCCAGGGAGCAGCTCGTCGCCGCCGGACTGCGGATCCTCGCCCCGTGCCCGCACAGCGGCCGGTGCCCGATCGTGCCGGGTGAGGACTGGTGCCACTTCGCGGCCCGGGTGAGCCGTTCGTCGCTGCACCGGCAGGTCAAGGGCGGTTCGCTGCCGTACGAGGACGAGAAGTTCAGCTACGTCGCGGCGGTCCGGCCACAGGTGGCGGAACAGGCGCAGCCGCAGGCCACGGCTGCCGACGCCGCTGGATCCGACGCCGTTCCCGGCGCCACCGGGTCCGGCGCCGCGCCCGCCCCCTCCCGCATCGTCCGCAGGCCGCAGCTCCGCAAGGGGCAAGTGCTGCTGGATCTGTGCACCCCTGAGGGGCTGCGGCGCGAGACGGTGACCAAGCGGCACGGTGACCGGTACCGCGCGGCCCGCGACGCGGAGTGGGGCGCCGAGGCGCCCTGA
- the ddaH gene encoding dimethylargininase encodes MRTALRRATPRRYLMCPPAHFKVSYSINPWMDPGKPVDLPLALAQWEVLRDRYRSLGHTVEELAPRPELPDMVFAANGATVVDGRVLGARFAFEERRGEAAVHTRWYRDHGFTEVREPENVNEAEGDFAVTASWLLAGRGFRSSPLSHAEAQEFFGRPVIGLDLVDPRYYHLDTALCVLDDSADSEVMYYPGAFSAGSRAVLARLFPDALIAGAADAEAFGLNAVSDGRHVLLPDAAVGLFEPLRERGYEPIGLAMTELLKGGGSVKCCTQEIRT; translated from the coding sequence TTGCGTACAGCCTTGCGTCGCGCCACTCCTCGTCGCTACCTGATGTGCCCGCCGGCCCACTTCAAGGTCAGCTACTCCATCAATCCCTGGATGGACCCGGGCAAACCCGTCGACCTGCCCCTCGCGCTGGCGCAGTGGGAAGTACTGCGCGACCGCTACCGCTCGCTCGGCCACACCGTCGAGGAGCTGGCACCCCGCCCCGAACTCCCCGACATGGTCTTCGCGGCCAACGGCGCCACCGTCGTGGACGGCCGGGTCCTCGGCGCGCGGTTCGCCTTCGAGGAGCGCCGCGGCGAGGCGGCGGTACACACCCGGTGGTACCGCGACCACGGCTTCACCGAGGTCCGCGAACCGGAGAACGTCAACGAGGCCGAGGGAGACTTCGCGGTCACCGCCTCCTGGCTGCTGGCCGGCCGCGGCTTCCGCAGCAGTCCGCTCTCCCACGCGGAGGCCCAGGAGTTCTTCGGCCGCCCGGTGATCGGCCTGGACCTGGTGGACCCGCGCTACTACCACCTGGACACGGCGCTGTGCGTCCTGGACGACTCGGCCGACTCCGAGGTCATGTACTACCCCGGCGCGTTCTCGGCGGGCAGCCGGGCGGTGCTGGCCAGGCTCTTCCCCGACGCGCTGATCGCCGGCGCGGCCGACGCGGAGGCGTTCGGGCTGAACGCGGTCAGCGACGGGCGGCACGTACTGCTGCCGGATGCCGCCGTGGGGCTGTTCGAGCCGCTCCGGGAGCGCGGGTACGAGCCCATCGGGCTGGCCATGACCGAGCTTCTCAAGGGCGGCGGCAGCGTGAAGTGCTGCACGCAGGAGATCCGTACGTGA
- a CDS encoding bifunctional DNA primase/polymerase — MERKSRFSQWLRRPKSGSGGDDTDTGSVAARGREDLLLAVADAGFPLAPAAHPSGYGCSCERIGCPTPGRHPVSFGWQTVASTDREKVAAWARAYPQANFITATGIAHDVLDVPAEAGHSALERLTEAGVEVGPVALSGAGPVDGRMLFFTATRGTPDDEDEWWPCELDCHPETMDEHPGLRWHCRGSYVLLPPSRLPGEQPAVTWLRGPEWALPDPLSLLEALTDACAQFAVERPGHHESAAWPIGR, encoded by the coding sequence ATGGAACGCAAGAGCAGGTTCTCCCAGTGGCTTCGCCGGCCGAAGAGCGGTTCGGGCGGCGACGATACGGACACGGGATCGGTGGCCGCGCGCGGTCGCGAGGACCTGCTGCTGGCGGTGGCCGACGCGGGGTTCCCCCTCGCCCCGGCCGCCCACCCCTCCGGCTACGGCTGTTCCTGTGAACGCATCGGCTGTCCCACGCCCGGCCGCCACCCGGTCTCCTTCGGCTGGCAGACCGTCGCCAGCACCGACCGCGAGAAGGTCGCCGCCTGGGCCCGCGCCTATCCGCAGGCCAACTTCATCACCGCCACCGGCATCGCCCACGACGTGCTGGACGTCCCCGCCGAGGCGGGCCACAGCGCGCTGGAGCGGCTGACGGAGGCGGGCGTCGAGGTCGGGCCGGTCGCGCTGAGCGGCGCCGGCCCCGTCGACGGCCGGATGCTGTTCTTCACCGCCACCCGCGGCACCCCGGACGACGAGGACGAGTGGTGGCCGTGCGAGCTGGACTGCCACCCCGAGACGATGGACGAACACCCGGGGCTGCGCTGGCACTGCCGCGGCAGCTATGTGCTGCTGCCGCCCTCGCGGCTGCCGGGGGAGCAGCCCGCGGTGACCTGGCTGCGCGGTCCGGAGTGGGCGCTGCCCGACCCGCTGTCGCTGCTGGAGGCGCTCACCGACGCCTGCGCGCAGTTCGCGGTGGAGCGGCCCGGGCACCACGAGTCCGCGGCCTGGCCGATCGGACGCTGA